Proteins encoded within one genomic window of Microtus ochrogaster isolate Prairie Vole_2 linkage group LG4, MicOch1.0, whole genome shotgun sequence:
- the Etv2 gene encoding ETS translocation variant 2 gives MSLACPLPLELFLSFPGQSEQASMDLWNWDEASLQEVPPGDKLTGLGRLLWLGTNWMLGCKEAALLTPDVALTSLLPAEGAEFGFYFPEVALQGDAPITPMTVENCWRGFSELDWSPALPQEEVPCEKEPVAHPVPWSRDWSDLGCNTSDSWSCALQTPGPAPPGTSPSFPGFEGATDQYPATSAGGDPSWSHPPAAWSIASWDSSAGTNGATYWDNGLGGEARADYKMSWGGSAGSDYTTSWNPGLQDCSVPCEAFQSAAFTTSSKSSQQSDRATLSRYRKTNHRGPIQLWQFLLELLHDGDRSSCIRWTGNSREFQLCDPKEVARLWGERKRKPGMNYEKLSRGLRYYYRRDIVLKSGGRKYTYRFGGRVPVLPCRDSMGHLPGAESQ, from the exons ATGTCACTGGCTTGCCCATTACCCTTggaacttttcctttcttttccaggacaatcagaacaAGCATCCATGGACCTGTGGAACTGGGATGAAGCGTCACTGCAGGAAGTGCCTCCTGGGGACAAGCTGACAGGACTGGGTAGGCTGCTGTGGCTTGGGACAAACTGGATGCTAGGGTGCAAGGAGGCAGCCCTCTTGACCCCTGACGTGGCCTTAACATCCTTGTTGCCCGCAGAAGGAGCGGAATTTGGCTTCTATTTCCCTGAAGTGGCCCTGCAAGGGGACGCACCGATCACACCAATGACAGTAGAGAactgctggagag GGTTCTCAGAGCTGGACTGGAGCCCCGCTTTACCGCAGGAGGAAGTACCTTGTGAGAAGG AGCCGGTTGCTCACCCCGTTCCGTGGTCGCGAGACTGGAGTGACCTGGGGTGCAATACCTCGGACTCGTGGAGCTGCGCTTTACAGAcgccaggccccgcccctccaggcacaagcccttccttccctggcttTGAAGGGGCGACCGACCAATATCCTGCCACCTCGGCCGGAGGGGACCCCTCGTGGTCGCACCCCCCGGCCGCCTGGAGCATCGCCAGCTGGGACAGTTCTGCGGGCACCAATGGCGCCACCTATTGGGACAATGGCCTGGGCGGGGAAGCCCGTGCGGACTATAAGATGTCGTGGGGCGGGTCTGCGGGTTCGGACTACACCACCTCGTGGAATCCTGGGCTGCAGGACTGCAGCGTCCCTTGCGAGGCGTTCCAGAGTGCAGCATTCACCACGTCCTCCAAATCGAGCCAGCAGTCTGATCGGGCCACCTTAAGTCGCTACCGCAAAACTAACCACCGAG GTCCCATTCAGCTGTGGCAATTTCTCCTGGAGCTGCTCCACGACGGGGACCGCAGCAGCTGCATCCGCTGGACAGGCAACAGTCGCGAGTTCCAACTGTGCGACCCCAAAGAG GTGGCCAGGCTGTGGGGCGAGCGCAAGAGGAAGCCGGGAATGAACTATGAGAAGCTGAGCCGAGGTCTGCGCTACTATTACCGCCGCGACATCGTGCTCAAGAGCGGTGGGCGCAAGTACACGTACCGCTTCGGGGGACGTGTACCGGTCCTTCCCTGTCGGGACAGCATGGGGCACCTGCCAGGTGCAGAAAGCCAATAA
- the LOC102000357 gene encoding cytochrome c oxidase subunit 6B1, with product MAEDIKTKIKNYKTAPFDSRFPNQNQTKNCWQNYLDFHRCEKAMTAKGGDVSVCEWYRRVYKSLCPVSWVSAWDDRRAEGTFPGKI from the exons ATGGCTGAAGACATCAAGACCAAAATCAAGAACTACAAAACTGCCCCGTTTGACAGCCGCTTCCCAAACCAGAACCAGACCAAGAACTGCTGGCAGAACTATCTGG ACTTCCACCGCTGCGAGAAGGCAATGACCGCAAAGGGGGGTGATGTCTCCGTGTGTGAGTGGTACCGACGTGTATACAAGTCCCTCTGCCCCGTATCATGG GTCTCAGCCTGGGATGACCGCAGAGCAGAAGGCACATTTCCTGGGAAGATCTGA
- the Upk1a gene encoding uroplakin-1a — translation MNSAATEGEKGSSVVVGLLVVGNIIILLSGLALFAETVWVTADQYRVYPLMGVSGKDDVFAGAWIAIFCGFSFFVVASFGVGAALCRRRSMILTYLLLMLIVYIFECASCITSYTHRDYMVSNPSLITKQMLTFYSADSDQGQELTRLWDRVMIEQECCGTSGPLDWVNYTSAFRAATPEVEFPWPPLCCRRTGNFIPINEEGCRVGHMDYLFTKGCFEHIGHAIDSYTWGISWFGFAILMWTLPVMLVAMYFYTTL, via the exons ATGAATTCTGCAGcaacagagggagagaaggggtcTTCTGTGGTGGTGGGGCTGCTGGTTGTAGGCAACATCATTATTCTG TTGTCAGGCCTGGCCCTGTTTGCCGAGACAGTGTGGGTGACAGCTGACCAGTACCGTGTGTACCCACTGATGGGCGTCTCAGGCAAGGATGATGTCTTCGCGGGTGCCTGGATTGCTATCTTCTGCGGCTTCTCCTTCTTCGTGGTGGCCAGCTTTGGTGTAGGAGCCGCACTCTGCCGCCGTCGGTCCATGATCCTCACG TACCTGCTGCTGATGCTCATAGTCTACATCTTCGAGTGTGCCTCCTGCATCACATCCTACACCCACCGAGACTAT ATGGTGTCCAACCCGTCCCTGATCACCAAGCAAATGCTGACCTTCTACAGTGCAGACAGCGACCAGGGCCAGGAGCTAACCCGCCTCTGGGACCGGGTCATGATTGAG CAAGAATGCTGTGGCACATCTGGCCCCCTGGACTGGGTGAATTACACATCTGCCTTCCGGGCAGCCACTCCAGAAGTGGAATTCCCCTGGCCTCCTCTGTGCTGTCGCCGGACAGGGAACTTCATCCCCATCAATGAAGAAGGCTGCAGAGTGGGCCACATGGACTACCTGTTTACCAAG GGTTGCTTTGAGCACATCGGTCATGCCATCGACAGCTACACCTGGGGCATATCGTGGTTCGGCTTTGCCATCTTGATGTGGACA CTCCCTGTGATGCTGGTAGCCATGTATTTCTACACCACTCtctga